The following proteins come from a genomic window of Panicum hallii strain FIL2 chromosome 8, PHallii_v3.1, whole genome shotgun sequence:
- the LOC112902717 gene encoding dirigent protein 1-like, with product MARTFSALLVSAVLLAASSIYFGRRAGSTNGSATARTHLHFYMHDEYTGPNPTAALIVPGRAPLPDTVGTSRRFGDIAVMNNALTEGPQRGSPRVGTAQGFTVRVSERGSVNALSMHLVMEDGEFVGSSLVVNSRVDTDLAMRESVIVGGTGRFRFARGYALSRSYDYDLAKGGIVEIDVYLY from the coding sequence ATGGCTCGCACCTTTTCGGCACTTCTTGTCTCCGCCGTCCTCCTCGCTGCATCCAGCATCTACTTCGGCCGTCGCGCTGGCAGCACAAACGGCAGCGCCACCGCCAGAACGCACCTACATTTCTACATGCACGATGAGTACACCGGCCCAAACCCAACAGCCGCGCTCATTGTGCCCGGCAGGGCGCCGCTTCCCGACACCGTGGGCACCTCGCGCCGGTTTGGGGACATCGCGGTGATGAACAACGCGCTCACGGAGGGGCCCCAGCGCGGCAGCCCACGCGTGGGCACAGCGCAGGGGTTCACCGTGCGCGTCTCGGAGCGCGGCTCCGTGAACGCCCTGAGCATGCACTTGGTGATGGAGGATGGCGAGTTCGTCGGAAGCTCGCTGGTGGTGAACAGCAGGGTCGACACCGACTTGGCCATGCGCGAGTCCGTGATCGTCGGCGGCACCGGCCGGTTCCGGTTCGCGCGGGGCTACGCGCTCAGCCGAAGCTATGATTATGACTTGGCCAAGGGCGGCATCGTGGAGATCGACGTGTACCTGTACTAG